The sequence below is a genomic window from Bradyrhizobium septentrionale.
TGGTCGACACCCTGCTGGCCATGAGCGTGATCCCGATGGCGATCTTCGGCGGCGTGCTCGGGCTTCTGATCTCGGGGATTCCGTTCAGCGTGTCGGCGGCGATCGGCTTCATCGCGCTGTTCGGCATCGCCGTGATGGACGGCATCATCATCCTGTCGCAGTTCAACCAGCTGATCGACGAAGGCTATGACCGGATGCGCGCGGTGATCCGCACCGGCGAGTTGCAGCTGCGTCCGGTGCTGATGACCTGCGTGGTGGCAGGCGTCGGCCTGCTGCCGGCGGCGGTGTCGGAGGGCATCGGCTCCCAGGTGCAGAAGCCGCTCGCCATCGTCGTCGTCACCGGCATGATGCTGGCGCCGCTCGTCATCCTGATCACGCTGCCGGTGCTGATCTCCTATTTCTCGCGCCGGCCGAAGGACAACGTCAGGTGAAGCCGTAGAGCCGTGCCGGATTGTCGACCAGGATGGTCTTGCGGACCGCGGCGTCCGGCGCCCAGACCGGCAGCTGGTTGAGGAGGCGGCCGTCGTCGATCTGGTACAGCGGCGTCACGTCGGTGACCTTCTTGCCTTGCGGCGTCACCGAATCCGGGTGCGGCCAGTCGGTGCCCCAGACGATGCGCTCGGCATTGGCCGCGATCAGCGCCTGCGCCAATGGCGTGGCGTCGGCATAGTCCGGCGCGAGCTTGGAGGCGCGGTAGGCGCCGGAAATCTTGACATAGGCCTTGCCCAACTTGACGAGCTCGAGCAGGTCGGCAAATCCCGGCTGGCCGGTGCCGAGCGCGGCCTCGGCGCCGCCGAAATGGTCGAACACGACCGGCACCGGAGCTGTCGCGACCAGGTCCTTGATCGCGGTGATCATGGGAAGGCTGGTGAACAGCTGCACGTGCCAGCCGCGTGCCTTCATACGCTCGATCGCGGCCGTGAAGCGCTGCCGGCCCACATTGGGGTCGTTGACGCCGCCGGTCGCGAGGTTGAGGCGGATGCCGCGGAAGCCGGCCTTGTGCATGGCGTCGAGATCGCCCTCGCTGGTCTTGTCGTCGATCACGGCGATGCCGCGCGCCGTCGGCCCGCGAGCCGTCATGCCGAACAGCGACGACGAATTGTCGGGGCCGTAGACGCTCGGCGTCACAATCACCACGCGCTCGATATGCAGCGCCTTGTGCAGCGCGCTCATCTCCCCCGGCGAGGCCGGCTCCGGCGTATAGACGCGGCCGGCGAAGAACGGGAACTTGTCGGGATCGCCATGGATGTGGGTGTGGCAGTCGCACGCACCGGCAGGCACGTCGAAGTTCACCGGGGTGGATGGTTGCGTTGGCTTGGAAAAAGCGTTGCTGCTGGTCATGGTCACTCCGGCTGCGATGGAAGCCAGCATCATATCGCGTCGCGTCAGCATTGGACGTCTCCCTGCGTGCTCGGCTGTTATGCGCGTGAACCGCGCGCCGGCATTATCGGTTGCCGGCGGGGGCGGAGGTTATCGGCGGAGAGCGCGGGCGGGAAGGGCCGGTTCGATGTGCGAACGGTTCCGCAACGCCTATTGTCCCGACGGCGTGCGCAGGCCGTGCCAGGCGTCTCGGACCTGATGGT
It includes:
- a CDS encoding amidohydrolase family protein gives rise to the protein MLTRRDMMLASIAAGVTMTSSNAFSKPTQPSTPVNFDVPAGACDCHTHIHGDPDKFPFFAGRVYTPEPASPGEMSALHKALHIERVVIVTPSVYGPDNSSSLFGMTARGPTARGIAVIDDKTSEGDLDAMHKAGFRGIRLNLATGGVNDPNVGRQRFTAAIERMKARGWHVQLFTSLPMITAIKDLVATAPVPVVFDHFGGAEAALGTGQPGFADLLELVKLGKAYVKISGAYRASKLAPDYADATPLAQALIAANAERIVWGTDWPHPDSVTPQGKKVTDVTPLYQIDDGRLLNQLPVWAPDAAVRKTILVDNPARLYGFT